Proteins from a genomic interval of Chanodichthys erythropterus isolate Z2021 chromosome 6, ASM2448905v1, whole genome shotgun sequence:
- the vmac gene encoding vimentin-type intermediate filament-associated coiled-coil protein isoform X1 — protein sequence MTGCIRTGKMNAAKYRDILDENLLQSAQDLRLGRRFTFQQDNDPKHTAKITKEWLHNNSVTVLEWPSQNPDLNPIEHLWRDLKMAVHQRLPSNLTELERICKEEWQRIPKSREIFFLHEKLCQSEESIHKLNQTIKEKDSLIGQLQHRCQLLDNICKSRPLLDSMLAQMAEAERMGPVRDLGKPTTNSSLTDGESNCSPSRLSNHKDFSLSEDDSDDQELDGVVFGTTV from the exons ATGACTGGTTGCATTCGAacgggaaagatgaatgcggccaagtacagggatatcctggacgaaaaccttctccagagtgctcaggacctcagactgggccgaaggtttaccttccaacaagacaatgaccctaagcacacagctaaaataacgaaggagtggcttcacaacaactccgtgactgttcttgaatggcccagccagaacCCGGACTTaaatccaattgagcatctctggagagacctaaaaatggctgtccaccaacgtttaccatccaacctgacagaactggagaggatctgcaaggaggaatggcagaggatccccaaatccag AGAGATTTTCTTCCTCCACGAGAAGCTTTGTCAATCAGAGGAGTCCATCCATAAACTCAACCAAACGATTAAGGAAAAAGATTCTCTAATTGGACAGTTACAACACCGATGTCAGCTGCTGGACAACATTTGCAAAAGCCGTCCATTACTGGACAGCATGCTGGCTCAGATGGCCGAGGCAGAGAGAATGGGGCCTGTCAGAGACTTGGGGAAGCCCACGACCAACAGCTCTCTCACGGACGGAGAATCCAACTGCAGCCCCAGCCGCCTCTCCAACCACAAAGACTTCTCACTCAGCGAGGACGACTCTGATGATCAGGAATTAGATGGGGTTGTGTTTGGGACCACTGTATGA